Proteins encoded together in one Sceloporus undulatus isolate JIND9_A2432 ecotype Alabama chromosome 4, SceUnd_v1.1, whole genome shotgun sequence window:
- the NPL gene encoding N-acetylneuraminate lyase isoform X2, giving the protein MAPQKKLQGLVAATITPMTQDGEINFSVIGQYVDYLINEQGVKNVFVNGTTGEGLSLSIQERKQLAEEWVAQGKDKLDHVIVHVGALSLPESKGLARHAADIGVDGIAVIAPSFFKSVNKDGLVAFLREVASQAPGIPFYYYHIPRLTDIKICVNELLDGMIEHIPSFKGVKFSDTDLLDFGQCAKKNDKGQFSLLYGVDEKKYMGLGMKDLHVNQPTGLV; this is encoded by the exons ATGGCACCCCAAAAGAAGCTTCAGGGCCTTGTGGCAGCCACCATCACTCCGATGACTCAGGATGG GGAAATTAACTTCTCTGTGATTGGCCAGTATGTTGACTACCTGATAAATGAGCAAGGCGTTAAAAATGTATTTG TGAATGGAACCACAGGGGAAGGCCTGTCGCTGAGCATTCAGGAGAGGAAACAGCTGGCGGAGGAATGGGTGGCCCAGGGCAAAGATAA ACTTGATCATGTGATAGTTCATGTTGGAGCATTGAGTTTACCAGAATCAAAGGGACTG GCCAGGCATGCGGCAGATATAGGAGTGGACGGCATAGCAGTCATTGCCCCTTCCTTCTTCAAATCAGTGAATAAAG ATGGACTAGTCGCCTTCTTGCGGGAAGTTGCATCTCAAGCTCCTGGTATCCCATTCTATTATTACCACATCCCTCGCCTAACTGATATAAAAA TTTGCGTCAACGAGCTGCTAGATGGGATGATAGAGCATATCCCCAGCTTTAAGGGGGTGAAGTTCAGTGACACAGACCTCTTGGATTTTGGACAGtgtgcaaagaaaaatgataaagGCCAATTTTCACTTCTCTATGGTGTGGATGAG AAGAAGTACATGGGTCTTGGGATGAAGGACCTCCATGTCAACCAACCCACTGGCCTAGTCTAA
- the NPL gene encoding N-acetylneuraminate lyase isoform X1, whose translation MAPQKKLQGLVAATITPMTQDGEINFSVIGQYVDYLINEQGVKNVFVNGTTGEGLSLSIQERKQLAEEWVAQGKDKLDHVIVHVGALSLPESKGLARHAADIGVDGIAVIAPSFFKSVNKDGLVAFLREVASQAPGIPFYYYHIPRLTDIKICVNELLDGMIEHIPSFKGVKFSDTDLLDFGQCAKKNDKGQFSLLYGVDEQLLSALVMGATGAVGSTYNYFGKTNNLLLEAFASGDLNSAQKYQFCVQDFLYFVIAQGFGVPQIKAVMSLVSGIPMGPPRLPLSSASEEFVLKVKAKLESLKNCPYTLL comes from the exons ATGGCACCCCAAAAGAAGCTTCAGGGCCTTGTGGCAGCCACCATCACTCCGATGACTCAGGATGG GGAAATTAACTTCTCTGTGATTGGCCAGTATGTTGACTACCTGATAAATGAGCAAGGCGTTAAAAATGTATTTG TGAATGGAACCACAGGGGAAGGCCTGTCGCTGAGCATTCAGGAGAGGAAACAGCTGGCGGAGGAATGGGTGGCCCAGGGCAAAGATAA ACTTGATCATGTGATAGTTCATGTTGGAGCATTGAGTTTACCAGAATCAAAGGGACTG GCCAGGCATGCGGCAGATATAGGAGTGGACGGCATAGCAGTCATTGCCCCTTCCTTCTTCAAATCAGTGAATAAAG ATGGACTAGTCGCCTTCTTGCGGGAAGTTGCATCTCAAGCTCCTGGTATCCCATTCTATTATTACCACATCCCTCGCCTAACTGATATAAAAA TTTGCGTCAACGAGCTGCTAGATGGGATGATAGAGCATATCCCCAGCTTTAAGGGGGTGAAGTTCAGTGACACAGACCTCTTGGATTTTGGACAGtgtgcaaagaaaaatgataaagGCCAATTTTCACTTCTCTATGGTGTGGATGAG CAACTCCTGAGTGCGCTGGTGATGGGAGCAACAGGGGCAGTTGGAAG TACATATAACTACTTTGGCAAGACAAACAACTTACTGCTGGAAGCTTTTGCCAGTGGAGATCttaattctgcacaaaaatatcag TTCTGTGTTCAAGATTTCCTCTACTTTGTTATTGCACAAG GATTTGGggttccacagatcaaagcagtgATGAGTTTGGTTTCAGGGATACCAATGGGCCCGCCCCGACTGCCACTCTCAAGTGCCTCAGAGGAGTTTGTTCTCAAAGTAAAAGCCAAACTAGAAAGCCTAAAGAACTGTCCCTACACTTTACTTTAA
- the NPL gene encoding N-acetylneuraminate lyase isoform X3 — MAPQKKLQGLVAATITPMTQDGEINFSVIGQYVDYLINEQGVKNVFVNGTTGEGLSLSIQERKQLAEEWVAQGKDKLDHVIVHVGALSLPESKGLARHAADIGVDGIAVIAPSFFKSVNKDGLVAFLREVASQAPGIPFYYYHIPRLTDIKICVNELLDGMIEHIPSFKGVKFSDTDLLDFGQCAKKNDKGQFSLLYGVDE; from the exons ATGGCACCCCAAAAGAAGCTTCAGGGCCTTGTGGCAGCCACCATCACTCCGATGACTCAGGATGG GGAAATTAACTTCTCTGTGATTGGCCAGTATGTTGACTACCTGATAAATGAGCAAGGCGTTAAAAATGTATTTG TGAATGGAACCACAGGGGAAGGCCTGTCGCTGAGCATTCAGGAGAGGAAACAGCTGGCGGAGGAATGGGTGGCCCAGGGCAAAGATAA ACTTGATCATGTGATAGTTCATGTTGGAGCATTGAGTTTACCAGAATCAAAGGGACTG GCCAGGCATGCGGCAGATATAGGAGTGGACGGCATAGCAGTCATTGCCCCTTCCTTCTTCAAATCAGTGAATAAAG ATGGACTAGTCGCCTTCTTGCGGGAAGTTGCATCTCAAGCTCCTGGTATCCCATTCTATTATTACCACATCCCTCGCCTAACTGATATAAAAA TTTGCGTCAACGAGCTGCTAGATGGGATGATAGAGCATATCCCCAGCTTTAAGGGGGTGAAGTTCAGTGACACAGACCTCTTGGATTTTGGACAGtgtgcaaagaaaaatgataaagGCCAATTTTCACTTCTCTATGGTGTGGATGAG TAG